Proteins co-encoded in one Acaryochloris thomasi RCC1774 genomic window:
- a CDS encoding NYN domain-containing protein: protein MARLPTLTTLLVDGYNIIGAWPKLQKMRERNNLEAARDRLSEALSNYSAFRGYQTHLIFDAQFRAGQGSTEMITNLLHVFYTESGRTADTHIELYCAQARRGAERIRVATSDSAQKLTVMGYGAEWMSAQQLVADLEATTRSIQASQRNAKQQPGRLLAHGLDPEAKQRLEQLRFGR, encoded by the coding sequence ATGGCCCGCCTTCCCACACTGACAACGCTACTCGTTGATGGGTACAACATTATTGGTGCTTGGCCAAAATTGCAGAAAATGCGCGAACGCAACAATCTAGAAGCTGCCAGGGACCGACTTTCAGAAGCTTTAAGCAATTACAGCGCCTTTCGCGGGTACCAAACCCATCTGATTTTTGATGCCCAGTTCCGAGCCGGACAGGGCAGTACCGAAATGATCACAAATCTGCTGCATGTTTTTTACACCGAGAGCGGACGGACGGCGGATACTCATATCGAGCTGTATTGCGCCCAAGCTCGACGAGGAGCAGAACGGATTAGAGTGGCGACCTCAGACAGCGCCCAAAAGCTAACGGTGATGGGCTACGGTGCAGAGTGGATGTCGGCGCAGCAGCTTGTGGCTGATCTTGAGGCCACTACCCGATCGATCCAGGCGAGCCAACGTAACGCAAAACAACAGCCGGGGCGTTTACTAGCGCATGGGTTAGACCCGGAGGCAAAGCAGCGATTAGAGCAGCTTCGATTCGGTCGTTAG
- a CDS encoding class I SAM-dependent methyltransferase yields MTKFSLNRYKQQIRNDFNSRSNYESEFHRKAAARLVELAKLQAGQRVLDVATGTGLAAIAAARVVGLTGHVLGTDFSAGMLQQARAQAEALGLKNIVFENVDADNQELQERQYDIVLCSSAIVYFTDIPAVLEQWHSALRSEGRVVFSCLAETSPSASVVFRSVVKKYGITIPNPNALLGTPEKCRQILEAAGFEGTEMVPEQFGSYLQDASAVWAGNARSAFGLQDAQWSEEQLNQCRLEYLAEIKKVSTEDGYWNDVTLFFVTAHKARGA; encoded by the coding sequence ATGACTAAGTTCTCTCTCAATCGTTACAAGCAGCAAATCCGCAACGACTTTAATAGCCGATCGAATTACGAGAGTGAGTTCCATCGAAAGGCGGCTGCACGATTAGTCGAGCTGGCAAAACTACAGGCTGGCCAGAGGGTGCTAGATGTCGCAACCGGGACAGGTTTAGCCGCAATTGCTGCAGCGCGGGTAGTCGGTTTGACGGGCCATGTTTTGGGAACTGACTTTTCTGCGGGGATGTTACAGCAGGCCCGGGCACAAGCCGAGGCCCTGGGGCTGAAAAACATCGTGTTCGAGAACGTCGATGCAGACAACCAGGAACTTCAGGAGCGTCAATATGACATTGTTCTTTGCTCATCTGCGATTGTCTATTTCACCGATATTCCAGCGGTTTTGGAGCAATGGCACAGTGCGCTGCGCTCAGAGGGAAGGGTTGTCTTTTCCTGTTTAGCTGAAACGTCTCCCTCTGCATCTGTTGTGTTCCGCTCAGTTGTGAAAAAGTACGGCATTACGATTCCAAACCCCAATGCGTTGCTTGGGACACCCGAAAAGTGTCGCCAAATTCTTGAAGCAGCTGGATTTGAAGGCACTGAAATGGTACCTGAGCAATTTGGCTCCTATTTACAAGATGCATCGGCTGTATGGGCTGGCAACGCCAGAAGCGCCTTTGGCCTTCAGGATGCACAGTGGTCGGAAGAACAGCTCAATCAGTGCAGATTAGAGTATCTGGCAGAGATCAAGAAAGTCTCCACTGAAGACGGCTATTGGAATGACGTCACTCTGTTTTTCGTGACTGCGCACAAAGCGAGGGGGGCATGA
- a CDS encoding GAF domain-containing sensor histidine kinase, producing MPASTEFVTLCRSQVSLLIQGVGASMSAVYLTEGLSAAEQTSLVPVVVYPEETEPWPSVKPLLPESEPDNATDGLPTPFTTFDQNSLLNADVPALVPMGNEAADPEQLVLPLIQDEVVLGLLVVAREQQQWSDSEQSQIQQVAETLALACVMDQRSQWLANASYRQRLLQADQKQTLSDLMHQFRSPLTALRTLGKLLTKRFSGDEQNRPLAESIVQQSERLEELLQQFDGAVDIGEAALEPQDGQGQLPALMPAPELAEQNALSAELLQPCWVADILSPLINAELGVMDEKQLHLSVHIPEDLPPVRADASALREVLGNLIDNAFKYTPAGGEVRIKVRRSISDASQVIAVSDNGPGIPPEDLAHVFERHYRGVQAETEIPGTGLGLAIASTLIQEMQGRIEVFSPAIDNKESQNGSTFLVTLPEC from the coding sequence ATGCCCGCCAGCACTGAATTTGTGACGCTATGCCGATCACAGGTCTCTCTGTTAATTCAGGGTGTAGGGGCGTCTATGAGTGCCGTTTATTTAACAGAAGGACTCTCTGCTGCAGAACAAACCAGCTTAGTGCCTGTGGTTGTCTACCCCGAAGAGACAGAACCCTGGCCTTCGGTGAAGCCCCTGCTGCCAGAGTCTGAGCCGGATAATGCGACGGATGGTCTACCCACTCCGTTTACGACCTTTGATCAAAACTCGCTACTCAATGCCGATGTCCCGGCATTGGTGCCGATGGGTAATGAAGCTGCTGATCCCGAACAGCTCGTTTTGCCTTTGATTCAGGATGAGGTTGTTTTGGGGTTACTCGTCGTTGCTAGAGAGCAACAGCAGTGGAGTGACAGTGAACAGTCACAAATTCAGCAGGTCGCTGAAACCCTGGCGCTGGCTTGCGTCATGGATCAACGATCGCAATGGCTAGCAAACGCTAGCTATCGGCAGCGACTTTTGCAAGCCGACCAGAAGCAAACGCTTTCTGATCTGATGCACCAATTCCGCAGCCCGCTAACGGCACTTAGAACGCTGGGCAAGCTCCTTACCAAACGCTTTTCGGGTGACGAGCAGAACCGCCCCCTCGCGGAAAGTATTGTTCAGCAGAGTGAGCGCTTAGAAGAACTACTGCAGCAGTTTGACGGAGCCGTTGATATTGGTGAGGCGGCTTTAGAGCCTCAGGATGGGCAAGGCCAGCTTCCAGCGTTGATGCCTGCTCCAGAGCTAGCCGAACAGAATGCGCTTTCAGCAGAATTGCTACAGCCCTGCTGGGTGGCCGATATTTTATCTCCCTTAATCAATGCAGAGTTGGGGGTGATGGATGAGAAACAGCTGCATCTGAGCGTGCATATCCCGGAAGATTTACCGCCGGTACGGGCTGATGCCTCTGCCTTACGAGAGGTGTTGGGTAATTTGATAGATAATGCTTTCAAGTACACGCCTGCTGGAGGAGAGGTCCGTATTAAGGTCCGTCGATCGATTTCAGATGCGAGTCAGGTGATTGCCGTTAGCGATAATGGCCCCGGCATTCCGCCTGAAGATTTAGCCCATGTGTTTGAGCGTCACTACCGAGGGGTGCAGGCTGAAACTGAGATTCCGGGGACGGGGTTGGGACTTGCGATCGCATCCACCCTGATCCAAGAAATGCAGGGCCGAATTGAAGTCTTCAGCCCTGCAATTGACAACAAAGAGAGTCAGAACGGGAGCACCTTTTTAGTCACGCTCCCAGAATGCTAG
- a CDS encoding serine/threonine-protein kinase, translating into MIGQILDGRYQVVRNLGEGGFSKTFLAEDTRRPGRPICVAKHLQPARTDPNFLTVARRLFHSEAEALEKLGHYDQIPRLLAFFEQEQEFYLIQEFVPGASLDQALIAGQPWPEAQVRVLLQELLQTLAFIHQQGVIHRDIKPENIIRRQSDDKYILVDFGSVKQVSSQTLLQNDQMTGTVIVGTPGYMSGEQGQGKPRPSSDIYALGIVAIQALTGTHPSKFQEDEFGELIWQSQANVGPQLATILTKMVRYYFKVRYQSAEEVLQALKGAQTVGATSVQRTQSRRPERPPVSYTPIDRTEVVIPRREVIAPRPSQSFPVGGAIATFALVGVMLGAGAVIFNPELITELPFFESLTATDDGPALLAAAQTTADTSGDLGAAIDQLQQIPTDSAAYNQAQALLPQWQDQWQQQQADFQQAEAAARSRRWYQVRTQLSKLPQNPHWDQQSSRLARQARQGIAEIERIQARPKPTPSVAPEPSPEPTPEPTPSESLEDSTNPENPDDPTDGISGPTPTISPTFPQLPVEIPVPAPKLGRPSPAAPSPAPPTTPRPEQVGN; encoded by the coding sequence ATGATTGGTCAAATTTTAGATGGACGCTATCAAGTGGTTCGCAACCTGGGGGAAGGTGGATTTAGCAAAACTTTTCTCGCAGAAGATACGCGCCGTCCAGGCCGTCCAATCTGCGTGGCCAAACATCTACAGCCCGCGAGGACCGACCCCAACTTTTTGACCGTGGCTCGACGCCTCTTTCACAGTGAAGCTGAGGCCCTAGAAAAACTAGGTCACTACGATCAGATTCCTCGTTTACTGGCCTTCTTTGAGCAGGAGCAGGAATTCTATTTGATCCAAGAGTTTGTCCCCGGTGCTTCTCTAGATCAGGCCCTAATAGCCGGACAGCCTTGGCCGGAAGCGCAGGTCAGAGTTCTCTTGCAAGAACTGCTACAGACGTTGGCGTTTATTCATCAGCAGGGCGTCATCCACCGCGACATCAAGCCGGAGAACATTATTCGTCGTCAGTCAGATGACAAATATATTCTGGTGGACTTTGGTTCTGTAAAGCAGGTCAGCAGCCAAACCCTGCTGCAAAACGATCAGATGACGGGGACCGTGATTGTGGGTACACCTGGCTATATGTCAGGGGAGCAGGGACAAGGGAAACCGCGACCCAGCAGTGATATCTATGCGCTCGGAATCGTTGCGATTCAGGCATTGACGGGTACCCATCCCTCTAAGTTTCAGGAGGATGAATTTGGTGAGCTGATATGGCAAAGTCAGGCCAATGTTGGCCCCCAACTGGCCACTATTTTGACGAAGATGGTGCGTTATTACTTCAAGGTGCGCTACCAAAGCGCGGAAGAGGTACTGCAGGCGCTGAAGGGGGCACAGACGGTTGGAGCAACTTCTGTTCAAAGAACACAAAGCCGACGGCCTGAGCGGCCACCTGTTTCCTATACACCCATCGATAGAACGGAGGTTGTAATTCCACGGCGGGAGGTGATCGCGCCGAGACCTAGCCAATCATTTCCGGTGGGAGGTGCGATCGCAACTTTTGCCCTAGTCGGTGTCATGCTGGGAGCCGGAGCCGTGATTTTCAACCCCGAACTCATCACAGAGCTGCCTTTCTTTGAATCACTCACGGCCACCGATGACGGTCCCGCCCTCCTTGCGGCAGCCCAAACCACCGCTGATACCTCTGGCGATTTGGGTGCCGCGATTGATCAACTACAGCAGATTCCCACCGACAGCGCTGCCTATAATCAAGCCCAGGCGCTGCTGCCCCAGTGGCAGGATCAGTGGCAGCAGCAGCAGGCAGACTTTCAACAGGCAGAAGCTGCTGCCCGGTCTCGCCGCTGGTATCAGGTGAGGACGCAGCTCTCAAAGCTGCCGCAGAACCCGCACTGGGACCAGCAGAGCAGCCGCCTTGCGCGTCAGGCACGTCAGGGCATCGCTGAAATAGAAAGAATTCAGGCGCGACCCAAACCAACACCCTCTGTCGCCCCAGAGCCTTCACCCGAGCCAACACCAGAACCGACTCCCAGCGAGTCACTAGAAGACTCAACCAATCCAGAGAATCCAGACGACCCTACAGACGGAATCTCTGGACCAACGCCAACCATTTCTCCTACTTTTCCGCAATTGCCAGTTGAGATTCCGGTCCCTGCTCCTAAGTTAGGAAGGCCTTCTCCAGCAGCCCCCTCTCCGGCCCCCCCGACAACACCACGTCCTGAGCAGGTAGGAAACTAA
- a CDS encoding inositol monophosphatase family protein, whose translation MSDTLTARYWTACAVARSAGQLAYRYFQNLESITVESKGIQNPVTVADREVENLIISRLSHCFPTDQFLAEESGGERCDDQVWVIDPIDGTSNFVRGIPYFCVSIAYVVNQEIKIGVIYDPSRDELFAAFYGKGATRNDQPMEVTHCQELSSAMIGLDIGLRTSMELGLKAVQQLVLQQSVIRHLGSAALALAHVADGRLDSYWNPHLNPWDVLAGQLLVQEAGGWTSDFLAQDGINKGNSILACAPALRPALQQATEIQGSAT comes from the coding sequence ATGTCTGATACTTTGACCGCTCGATACTGGACGGCCTGTGCCGTTGCTCGCTCCGCTGGACAGCTCGCCTACCGCTACTTTCAAAACCTAGAAAGTATCACGGTAGAGAGTAAAGGGATTCAAAATCCTGTGACGGTTGCAGACCGTGAGGTCGAGAACCTCATCATCTCTCGTCTGTCTCACTGCTTCCCGACCGATCAGTTTCTAGCCGAAGAAAGTGGCGGAGAGCGCTGTGACGATCAGGTTTGGGTCATCGACCCCATTGACGGAACATCTAACTTTGTACGCGGTATACCCTACTTCTGTGTTTCCATCGCCTACGTCGTCAATCAAGAGATCAAAATCGGCGTGATCTATGATCCGAGCCGCGACGAGCTTTTTGCGGCTTTCTATGGGAAAGGGGCCACCCGCAACGACCAGCCGATGGAAGTGACCCATTGTCAAGAATTATCTAGTGCGATGATTGGCCTTGATATTGGTCTCCGAACGTCAATGGAGCTAGGTCTCAAAGCAGTTCAGCAGCTTGTGTTACAACAGAGCGTCATCCGTCACCTTGGCTCTGCGGCCTTAGCGCTGGCCCATGTTGCAGACGGTCGTTTAGATAGCTACTGGAACCCTCATCTTAATCCTTGGGACGTTCTTGCTGGTCAGTTATTGGTGCAAGAGGCTGGAGGATGGACCAGTGATTTTCTGGCGCAGGATGGTATCAACAAGGGCAACTCTATCCTCGCCTGTGCGCCAGCGTTACGGCCAGCACTACAGCAGGCTACCGAGATCCAGGGGAGCGCGACTTAA
- a CDS encoding lipid-A-disaccharide synthase, with protein MSAEVAPIDIVILTNGPGELMTWVRPVVKALRDRLGSDSAQVRLSIVLAPCVHASGGEVAIASTFPEIDRVQGPEHFWPFLLRGKTAESWDWRSNGVVLFLGGDQFFSVMIGKRLGYRIVTYAEWSARWLPWIDRCGVVSEQIKIPAQHQHKCRVVGDLIAEAQSIDTDQEKIHHALGFPSESLLIGLLPGSKPAKLTLGVPFCVAIAEALQHQLPQTQFVIPVAPTLDLQDLAQYADPQRNAVLTDVEGKAAQLIESETSLPYLLSSGGTRIALWTASPAYDLLSLCQLCVTTVGANTAELASLAVPMVVLLPTQKLEVMRAWDGVPGLLANLPGVGTAFAKLINGWILKRGLGLRAWPNIWADREIVPELVGHLHPSEVAQQIADLLLSPTALPQMRHDLQQVRGQTGAASKVATLVQEALALDTKPRNGTALGQRQS; from the coding sequence ATGAGTGCTGAAGTCGCCCCCATTGACATTGTTATTCTCACGAATGGTCCAGGCGAGTTAATGACCTGGGTGCGTCCTGTTGTAAAGGCCCTACGCGATCGGCTCGGCTCTGATTCTGCACAGGTGCGGCTGTCGATTGTGCTGGCCCCCTGCGTTCATGCCAGTGGCGGGGAAGTTGCGATCGCATCCACCTTCCCTGAAATCGATCGCGTCCAAGGCCCGGAGCATTTTTGGCCCTTTCTACTGCGCGGGAAAACCGCTGAATCCTGGGACTGGCGATCAAATGGTGTGGTGCTGTTCCTCGGCGGCGATCAGTTTTTCTCAGTGATGATCGGTAAACGGCTGGGCTACCGAATTGTCACCTATGCCGAATGGTCCGCCCGTTGGCTCCCCTGGATCGATCGCTGTGGTGTCGTCAGTGAGCAGATCAAAATCCCTGCTCAGCATCAGCACAAATGCCGCGTTGTCGGAGACCTGATTGCAGAAGCGCAAAGTATCGACACGGATCAAGAGAAGATTCATCACGCTCTAGGATTTCCATCGGAAAGTCTGCTCATTGGTTTGCTTCCCGGATCTAAGCCCGCCAAGCTAACGCTGGGAGTCCCGTTTTGCGTTGCGATCGCAGAAGCACTGCAGCACCAGCTTCCCCAGACCCAGTTTGTGATTCCAGTCGCGCCGACCCTTGACCTGCAAGATCTCGCTCAGTATGCAGACCCTCAGCGCAACGCCGTGCTGACAGACGTGGAGGGCAAGGCTGCCCAACTGATAGAGTCCGAAACAAGCCTCCCCTATTTACTAAGCTCCGGTGGCACCCGCATTGCCCTGTGGACAGCTTCTCCTGCCTACGATTTACTGTCTCTGTGTCAGCTTTGCGTAACCACCGTAGGGGCCAACACAGCCGAGCTAGCCTCATTAGCCGTGCCGATGGTCGTGCTGCTCCCTACCCAAAAGCTAGAGGTAATGAGAGCCTGGGACGGCGTGCCGGGGCTATTAGCAAACCTGCCCGGTGTGGGAACCGCCTTTGCCAAGCTGATTAACGGATGGATTCTTAAGCGAGGATTGGGACTGCGAGCATGGCCGAACATTTGGGCCGACCGAGAAATTGTGCCAGAGCTAGTGGGCCATCTGCATCCTTCTGAAGTCGCTCAGCAAATTGCCGATCTCTTACTTTCACCCACCGCGCTACCGCAAATGCGCCATGACCTGCAGCAAGTTCGGGGACAGACAGGGGCTGCGAGTAAGGTTGCAACCCTAGTTCAAGAGGCGCTAGCGCTTGATACTAAGCCGAGAAATGGAACCGCTCTAGGTCAAAGACAGAGCTAA
- a CDS encoding S-layer homology domain-containing protein gives MSTLRKWQKKVSLILGLGITSTAAIPLLSVPASAQAGLSDIQGHWAQSCIQSLAQQGIINGYPDRSFRPNAPVSRAEYATLVGNAFPNAPRNQSVRSFRDVSSNFWAYNAIRTATQTGFLTGYPDGRFQASQNIPRAQVLVSLGNGLDYAPNGSVNAILDRNFSDAGSIPSYARRTIAAAAENQLVVNYPNVRYLNPNQTATRADVAAFLCQALKSPQQASLLSSQYIAGDFDASALTAGTTVPVTYAEADRVIVSPKETAALTLTVNANIRDRNNNIVIPRGSEIIGELQPRDGGSQFVASTVVIDGQDYPIQAFSNVITRTRSINDPSLVSLARNSVIGAAAAAGISGLVGNRTITAEKVIPGAAVGAAIETNRGRAVNAIARDTVIGAALAAGLSGLIGDRTITAEKVLSGAASGAAIGGVIDPNVKRVVVIEPDADLTLELSQSLQLAQR, from the coding sequence ATGTCAACGCTACGTAAATGGCAGAAAAAAGTTTCCTTAATACTTGGCTTAGGAATCACGTCTACTGCGGCTATTCCTTTGCTTTCTGTACCTGCATCGGCGCAGGCTGGCTTGTCAGACATTCAAGGCCACTGGGCACAGAGTTGTATTCAGTCTCTTGCTCAGCAGGGCATCATCAATGGCTATCCTGACAGGAGCTTTCGTCCCAACGCCCCGGTCAGTCGAGCTGAGTATGCCACCTTAGTTGGCAATGCTTTCCCGAACGCCCCTCGCAACCAGAGTGTTAGAAGTTTTAGAGATGTGTCGTCAAATTTCTGGGCCTACAATGCCATCCGTACTGCAACTCAAACAGGCTTTCTGACGGGGTATCCTGACGGTCGTTTTCAAGCGAGCCAAAACATTCCCCGCGCTCAAGTTTTAGTATCATTAGGGAATGGTTTAGACTATGCTCCTAACGGCTCCGTTAATGCCATTTTAGATCGAAACTTTAGTGATGCCGGCTCTATACCTAGCTATGCTCGACGCACGATTGCAGCAGCAGCAGAGAATCAACTAGTGGTGAATTATCCTAATGTTCGATATTTAAATCCGAACCAAACCGCAACCCGTGCTGATGTAGCGGCATTCCTTTGCCAAGCGCTCAAGTCACCACAGCAGGCTTCTCTACTATCGTCTCAATATATTGCGGGTGATTTTGATGCCTCTGCACTAACGGCGGGGACGACTGTACCTGTGACCTACGCAGAGGCCGATCGCGTGATCGTGTCGCCGAAGGAAACGGCGGCGCTAACGCTAACGGTGAATGCTAATATTCGCGATCGCAACAATAACATCGTTATTCCTAGAGGCAGCGAAATCATCGGTGAACTCCAGCCCCGCGACGGTGGCTCTCAGTTTGTGGCCTCCACTGTGGTTATCGACGGCCAAGACTACCCGATTCAAGCTTTCTCCAACGTGATTACCCGCACCCGCAGCATTAACGATCCAAGTCTGGTCTCGCTAGCTCGCAACTCGGTGATTGGCGCGGCTGCCGCTGCTGGAATCTCGGGGCTAGTGGGGAATCGGACGATTACGGCTGAAAAAGTGATTCCAGGCGCAGCAGTGGGGGCTGCGATTGAAACCAATCGAGGTCGGGCCGTCAATGCAATTGCTAGAGATACCGTCATCGGTGCAGCTTTAGCTGCGGGTCTTTCGGGCCTGATTGGCGATCGCACCATCACTGCAGAGAAGGTCCTCTCTGGCGCTGCTTCTGGCGCTGCCATCGGCGGAGTCATTGATCCGAATGTCAAGCGCGTTGTTGTGATTGAGCCTGATGCTGACCTGACGCTGGAACTCAGTCAGTCTTTACAGTTGGCGCAGCGATAG
- a CDS encoding CIA30 family protein: protein MSEQARQPWNVGRFMQTLTYFEALPVISWFQKMLPAFTPPAPPQLQAGMIFDFRQSIADLDQTWGVLDDVVMGGASSSSFQAKDGAALFSGIVTTANSGGFASVRTRNFEPPLDLNNHSGIELQVRGDGQRYKFLMRDEDSWDSVAYAYSFDTEADQWQTVQIPFTEMTAVFRAKTVPDASPINQGQVRSLQLMLSKFEYDGALNPSFQPGEFKLCVQSIGVY from the coding sequence ATGTCTGAACAAGCTCGTCAACCGTGGAACGTCGGTCGGTTTATGCAGACCTTGACTTATTTTGAAGCCCTGCCCGTCATTAGTTGGTTCCAAAAAATGCTGCCTGCCTTTACGCCTCCGGCCCCGCCTCAGCTCCAAGCTGGGATGATTTTCGATTTCCGTCAGTCTATCGCCGATCTCGACCAGACTTGGGGTGTCCTAGACGATGTGGTGATGGGCGGGGCTAGCTCTAGCTCGTTTCAGGCCAAAGACGGCGCTGCACTCTTTTCTGGCATTGTCACCACTGCTAATTCCGGTGGATTTGCTTCCGTGCGAACGCGCAACTTTGAGCCACCTCTCGATTTGAATAACCACAGCGGCATTGAATTGCAGGTGAGGGGGGACGGCCAGCGCTACAAGTTTTTAATGCGAGACGAAGATAGCTGGGATAGTGTTGCCTATGCCTACTCTTTTGATACAGAAGCGGACCAGTGGCAGACGGTTCAGATTCCCTTTACTGAGATGACGGCGGTTTTCCGGGCGAAGACTGTCCCAGATGCCTCCCCGATCAATCAAGGACAGGTTCGCTCTCTGCAGTTGATGCTGAGCAAGTTCGAGTATGACGGCGCTCTCAACCCCAGTTTTCAGCCGGGAGAATTTAAGCTCTGTGTGCAATCCATCGGGGTTTATTGA
- the pgeF gene encoding peptidoglycan editing factor PgeF, producing MHDWHWQTWEGCQYLTCTLLEAWPHGFFTRQFQQQTLDELATIMTPEAQTYRVKQVHGNRILGSQDIRQYRQLPKDPERLAFPEADGLVSDDHNQAMWVCTADCTPVLMADAKTGQVAAVHAGWRGTAAKIVPVAIASLQKQGSRIADLRVAMGPAIAGQVYQVSTEVAVEVGASVVDPDAMQAQADVSERLQHLPEPPVLKDEKPGHMRLDVRRVNAMQLEQLGLSGEQVAISPHCTYQDPERFFSYRRDNKKQVQWSGIVSRTPQ from the coding sequence ATGCACGATTGGCACTGGCAGACCTGGGAAGGTTGCCAATATTTGACCTGTACCCTGTTAGAGGCTTGGCCCCACGGTTTTTTTACGCGTCAGTTTCAGCAGCAGACTCTAGATGAGCTAGCGACGATCATGACTCCTGAGGCGCAAACCTATCGTGTTAAGCAGGTGCATGGGAATCGCATTCTTGGTTCCCAAGACATTAGGCAGTATCGTCAATTGCCCAAAGACCCAGAACGGCTAGCTTTCCCAGAAGCCGATGGATTAGTGAGTGATGATCACAATCAGGCGATGTGGGTCTGTACAGCGGACTGTACGCCAGTCTTGATGGCAGATGCGAAGACAGGACAGGTGGCTGCGGTACATGCAGGCTGGCGAGGTACAGCAGCAAAGATTGTGCCGGTTGCGATCGCAAGTCTCCAAAAGCAAGGCAGTCGCATCGCAGATCTACGGGTGGCCATGGGACCCGCGATCGCCGGTCAGGTCTATCAGGTCTCAACAGAGGTCGCGGTAGAGGTCGGTGCTTCCGTGGTTGATCCAGATGCGATGCAAGCGCAAGCAGATGTTTCTGAACGCTTGCAGCATTTGCCAGAGCCGCCGGTTTTGAAAGACGAAAAACCCGGGCACATGCGGCTCGATGTGCGCCGGGTAAATGCGATGCAGCTTGAGCAGTTGGGGCTGAGTGGAGAACAGGTTGCGATCTCACCCCACTGCACCTATCAAGACCCCGAGCGGTTCTTCTCCTATCGGCGCGACAACAAAAAACAAGTTCAATGGTCAGGGATTGTTAGCCGTACACCTCAATAA
- a CDS encoding serine hydrolase domain-containing protein, translated as MSHPLQDINTKIAAELQTQLEESHLFTPFLGLSVTIWDEKLGSWNGTCGNRNLHTRAPLHPDELFYIYSITKTFTAVAVLKLLAQAQLTLDTPVAELLAELPKTITFRHLLNHTSGLPNYTEQPDYEPSVAAQPHQPWPEATIWELIREQPLDFQPGCGWHYSNTGYFVLKKVVEHLSGRSFAQALTDLIIAPLELRHTKVATALSLEPLIPGYSRELNLDGRMQDVSHQYHPGWCFTGLVAASTADVVKFYRELLLGDLLAAAQVEQLSTAISTGTKDPRYGHPAYGLGVMIDTQSRYGTLIGHAGDGPGYTPWIMHLPDFDGRPLTLAIFGNTGHVGIPLRLSHDLLLCLKSRSPGSR; from the coding sequence GTGAGTCATCCGCTCCAAGATATAAATACAAAAATTGCCGCAGAACTGCAGACACAGCTTGAGGAATCCCACCTATTTACGCCATTCCTGGGTCTTAGCGTCACGATTTGGGACGAAAAGCTGGGTAGCTGGAATGGAACATGTGGCAATCGCAACCTGCACACAAGAGCACCTCTGCATCCAGACGAGCTGTTTTACATCTACAGCATTACCAAAACCTTTACCGCAGTCGCTGTTCTTAAACTCTTGGCTCAGGCCCAACTCACGCTCGATACGCCTGTCGCTGAGCTGCTAGCAGAGCTGCCGAAAACCATTACGTTTCGGCATTTACTCAACCACACCTCGGGTTTACCCAACTACACGGAGCAACCTGATTATGAACCCAGCGTGGCCGCTCAACCTCATCAGCCTTGGCCTGAAGCAACAATCTGGGAACTGATTCGGGAACAGCCCTTAGATTTTCAACCCGGTTGTGGCTGGCACTACTCCAATACAGGATATTTTGTTCTCAAAAAAGTTGTTGAGCACCTCTCCGGTCGATCTTTTGCCCAGGCGCTGACTGATCTGATTATCGCTCCCCTAGAACTCCGTCACACAAAAGTTGCCACAGCCTTATCCCTTGAGCCACTGATTCCTGGCTACAGCCGCGAACTGAATTTAGACGGCAGAATGCAAGATGTGAGTCACCAATATCATCCCGGCTGGTGTTTCACAGGATTGGTGGCTGCTTCAACAGCAGATGTCGTGAAGTTTTACCGTGAATTGCTGCTGGGTGACCTCCTGGCGGCAGCGCAGGTTGAACAGCTTTCTACAGCCATTTCAACCGGTACTAAAGACCCACGATATGGGCATCCAGCCTATGGGCTAGGCGTCATGATTGACACCCAATCCCGGTACGGAACGCTGATTGGCCACGCAGGAGATGGTCCCGGATACACCCCTTGGATCATGCACCTGCCTGATTTTGATGGACGCCCCCTAACGCTGGCAATTTTCGGAAACACCGGGCACGTAGGCATTCCGCTGCGACTCAGTCACGATTTACTGCTGTGTCTTAAGTCGCGCTCCCCTGGATCTCGGTAG